The following are encoded in a window of Panicum virgatum strain AP13 chromosome 5N, P.virgatum_v5, whole genome shotgun sequence genomic DNA:
- the LOC120674411 gene encoding chloroplastic group IIB intron splicing facilitator CRS2, chloroplastic-like isoform X2, with protein sequence MSLLTTATPTTSAHFSAPLLPSSHAHRRCVAAPLGRIRRPRLVPVVASVPDPAAGPMEYTPWLIAGLGNPGNKYYGTRHNVGFEMVDRIALEEGITMNTIQSKSLLGVGSIGEVPVLLVKPQSYMNYSGEAIGPLAAYYQVPLRHILLVYDDMSLPNGVLRIQRKGGHGRHNGLQNVIEQLDGRREFPRLSIGIGSPPGKMDTRAFLLQKFSSEERVQIDTALEQGVDAVRTLVLKGFSGSIERFNLVQKYKFHRV encoded by the exons ATGTCGTTGCTCACCACGGCCACTCCCACCACCTCCGCTCACTTCTCcgcacccctcctcccctcctcccacGCGCACCGCCGGTGCGTCGCGGCACCACTCGGCCGCATCCGCCGTCCGCGCCTGGTCCCCGTCGTCGCCTCCGTCCCCGACCCCGCGGCGGGGCCAATGGAGTACACGCCCTGGCTCATCGCCGGCCTCGGCAACCCAGGCAACAAGTACTACGGCACGCGGCACAAT GTGGGGTTTGAGATGGTGGATCGAATTGCACTGGAGGAGGGGATCACGATGAACACAATCCAGTCCAAGTCGCTGCTGGGAGTAG GTTCAATTGGCGAGGTGCCAGTCTTGCTGGTAAAACCACAATCATACATGAACTACAGTGGGGAGGCG ATTGGACCTCTTGCAGCCTATTATCAAGTACCGTTACGACACATCCTCTTG GTTTATGATGACATGAGTCTGCCCAATGGTGTACTAAGGATTCAAAGGAAAGGTGGTCATGGTCGCCACAATGG GTTACAGAATGTGATTGAGCAATTGGATGGCCGCCGGGAGTTTCCTCGTTTATCTATCG GCATTGGTAGCCCGCCCGGAAAAATGGACACACGAGCTTTCCTTCTGCAGAAGTTCAGTTCAGAGGAACGAGTGCAG ATTGACACTGCTCTGGAGCAAGGGGTGGATGCTGTGAGGACCCTTGTGCTTAAGGGTTTTAGCGGAAGTATTGAAAGATTCAACCTGGTGCAGAAGTACAAGTTCCACAGGGTCTGA
- the LOC120674411 gene encoding chloroplastic group IIB intron splicing facilitator CRS2, chloroplastic-like isoform X1, translated as MSLLTTATPTTSAHFSAPLLPSSHAHRRCVAAPLGRIRRPRLVPVVASVPDPAAGPMEYTPWLIAGLGNPGNKYYGTRHNVSTDAAHLFVCIPTITVSFEVGFEMVDRIALEEGITMNTIQSKSLLGVGSIGEVPVLLVKPQSYMNYSGEAIGPLAAYYQVPLRHILLVYDDMSLPNGVLRIQRKGGHGRHNGLQNVIEQLDGRREFPRLSIGIGSPPGKMDTRAFLLQKFSSEERVQIDTALEQGVDAVRTLVLKGFSGSIERFNLVQKYKFHRV; from the exons ATGTCGTTGCTCACCACGGCCACTCCCACCACCTCCGCTCACTTCTCcgcacccctcctcccctcctcccacGCGCACCGCCGGTGCGTCGCGGCACCACTCGGCCGCATCCGCCGTCCGCGCCTGGTCCCCGTCGTCGCCTCCGTCCCCGACCCCGCGGCGGGGCCAATGGAGTACACGCCCTGGCTCATCGCCGGCCTCGGCAACCCAGGCAACAAGTACTACGGCACGCGGCACAATGTTAGCACAGACGCGGCCCATTTGTTCGTTTGTATTCCCACCATCACCGTCAGCTTTGAG GTGGGGTTTGAGATGGTGGATCGAATTGCACTGGAGGAGGGGATCACGATGAACACAATCCAGTCCAAGTCGCTGCTGGGAGTAG GTTCAATTGGCGAGGTGCCAGTCTTGCTGGTAAAACCACAATCATACATGAACTACAGTGGGGAGGCG ATTGGACCTCTTGCAGCCTATTATCAAGTACCGTTACGACACATCCTCTTG GTTTATGATGACATGAGTCTGCCCAATGGTGTACTAAGGATTCAAAGGAAAGGTGGTCATGGTCGCCACAATGG GTTACAGAATGTGATTGAGCAATTGGATGGCCGCCGGGAGTTTCCTCGTTTATCTATCG GCATTGGTAGCCCGCCCGGAAAAATGGACACACGAGCTTTCCTTCTGCAGAAGTTCAGTTCAGAGGAACGAGTGCAG ATTGACACTGCTCTGGAGCAAGGGGTGGATGCTGTGAGGACCCTTGTGCTTAAGGGTTTTAGCGGAAGTATTGAAAGATTCAACCTGGTGCAGAAGTACAAGTTCCACAGGGTCTGA